A part of Leptospiraceae bacterium genomic DNA contains:
- a CDS encoding AraC family transcriptional regulator codes for MKNEIILEDLKINSLNLFKNSFKNQEFINPHPSLLLIKQDHISNLKFEMYKPVICLILQGAKETNVEDLSIQFKTGQMLIVSHDIPVASRIIEASPKKPYLAFILSLNMEVIRSLYEELGDSIDWNSKPKPMVLNDKMDIELLLCFQRYLHTLNSDLETKSFTTNALQRNSFSIINVSL; via the coding sequence ATGAAAAATGAAATAATCCTAGAAGATTTAAAAATAAATTCTTTAAACTTATTTAAAAATAGTTTCAAAAATCAAGAGTTTATAAATCCTCATCCATCTTTACTCCTGATTAAACAGGATCATATTTCTAATCTTAAATTTGAAATGTATAAACCAGTTATTTGCCTAATTTTACAAGGAGCAAAAGAAACAAATGTAGAAGATTTAAGTATTCAATTCAAAACAGGGCAGATGCTCATTGTTAGCCACGACATTCCAGTCGCTTCCAGAATCATAGAAGCTTCCCCTAAAAAACCATATCTTGCTTTTATTTTATCATTGAACATGGAAGTAATAAGAAGTCTTTACGAAGAGCTTGGTGATAGTATCGACTGGAATTCAAAACCCAAACCTATGGTTTTAAATGATAAAATGGATATAGAGCTACTACTTTGTTTTCAACGTTATCTCCATACACTTAATTCCGACTTAGAAACAAAAAGTTTTACAACCAATGCTTTACAGAGAAATTCATTTTCGATTATTAATGTCTCCTTATAG